The proteins below come from a single Acidobacteriota bacterium genomic window:
- a CDS encoding WD40 repeat domain-containing protein gives MSAKRFFIVISVLLLAVSLAAQNIDLIDKAKDAIWHNGDGTALTFGKDGAAAGSVMYRTDVVLEDGHSRDRVLSTHPQWKPQGRVQGLIRSITVPQDHPRLIIAGGFIRDAQKTDGARLTVVWVDPQPEVRTRTRILKDELRARIPGRDGEVLARNLVALDIRYNGRIDEAEYDLSAYAGKTGDILLTVEAGASADSDWAVWTEARIASGLETPEIPVPPGQAEPRLLKSFRAHGGRIYGASFSPDGRFIATVSADQTAKLWRVSEGEEAATMAGHSAHTFAAAFSADGRKLITASGDRTARIWNVPEGNLLHTLSGHAREVLAAAFRPGGSQVATGANDGKIKIWNAHDGNELKTFDFPAGAVNSLAFHPNNNWLAAAGNDGHVLILDADSGRQVRVFSGHRLAVYNVRFSRDGERLVTSGRDGTVRIWNTSGGQAREFGGGTAFDAAFDPSGRHIVAGYDGQGAIWNIDSGERLMTLPHPGGALRGVDWHPGANLIVLAGEDGQVRIWEIKID, from the coding sequence ATGAGCGCAAAGCGATTTTTTATTGTCATTTCAGTCCTTTTACTGGCGGTGTCTCTCGCTGCTCAAAACATCGATCTCATCGATAAGGCCAAAGACGCAATATGGCACAACGGAGACGGAACGGCCTTGACTTTCGGGAAGGATGGAGCCGCGGCCGGCAGTGTCATGTACAGGACCGACGTTGTTCTCGAAGACGGACATTCCCGGGACCGGGTGCTTTCCACCCATCCTCAATGGAAACCCCAAGGACGGGTTCAAGGCCTGATCCGAAGCATCACCGTACCTCAAGACCATCCCAGGCTGATCATCGCCGGAGGATTCATCCGGGATGCTCAGAAGACGGATGGGGCCAGGTTGACGGTCGTCTGGGTCGATCCCCAGCCTGAGGTGCGCACCCGGACACGGATCCTCAAGGACGAACTCCGGGCTCGGATACCGGGCCGAGACGGGGAAGTTCTCGCCCGGAACCTCGTCGCGCTCGATATCCGTTATAACGGACGCATCGATGAAGCGGAATACGATCTTTCCGCATACGCCGGAAAAACCGGCGACATTCTTCTGACGGTGGAAGCCGGCGCCAGTGCCGACTCCGACTGGGCGGTATGGACCGAGGCCCGGATCGCATCCGGCCTCGAAACTCCGGAGATCCCCGTCCCCCCTGGGCAGGCCGAACCCCGGCTGCTGAAGTCGTTTCGGGCCCATGGAGGTCGGATTTACGGCGCCTCATTCAGCCCCGACGGCCGTTTCATCGCCACGGTTTCCGCCGACCAGACCGCCAAGCTCTGGCGCGTCTCCGAGGGTGAAGAGGCGGCGACCATGGCCGGTCATTCGGCGCATACGTTTGCCGCGGCTTTTTCCGCCGACGGCCGGAAGCTGATCACCGCCAGCGGAGACAGGACAGCCCGGATTTGGAATGTCCCGGAAGGGAATCTGCTGCACACTCTCTCCGGGCATGCCCGAGAAGTCCTGGCCGCGGCTTTCCGTCCTGGAGGCAGCCAGGTTGCGACCGGAGCGAATGACGGGAAAATAAAGATCTGGAATGCGCATGACGGGAACGAATTGAAAACTTTCGATTTTCCCGCAGGCGCTGTCAATTCACTGGCCTTTCACCCGAACAACAATTGGCTGGCGGCGGCCGGAAACGACGGCCACGTCCTGATTTTGGATGCGGACTCCGGCCGACAGGTGCGCGTTTTTTCCGGCCACAGGCTGGCCGTCTATAACGTTCGCTTTTCGCGAGACGGGGAGCGCCTGGTCACCAGCGGCCGGGACGGCACGGTCCGGATCTGGAACACGTCCGGCGGGCAAGCGAGGGAATTCGGAGGCGGAACGGCCTTTGACGCCGCCTTTGATCCCAGCGGACGACATATCGTCGCCGGGTATGACGGACAAGGCGCGATATGGAACATCGACAGCGGGGAACGGCTTATGACGCTGCCCCATCCCGGAGGAGCGCTCCGCGGAGTCGACTGGCATCCCGGCGCAAATCTGATCGTCCTGGCCGGAGAAGACGGACAGGTCAGAATCTGGGAAATCAAGATCGATTGA
- a CDS encoding GlsB/YeaQ/YmgE family stress response membrane protein — MDILWTIIIGFVVGVIAKFLMPGRDPGGIIITILLGIAGSFVATYIGQHFGWYRPGQPAGFIGAILGAILILIVYRLISRR, encoded by the coding sequence ATGGATATTCTCTGGACGATTATCATCGGTTTTGTGGTTGGCGTCATCGCCAAGTTTCTCATGCCGGGGAGAGATCCGGGAGGTATTATCATTACGATTCTTCTCGGTATCGCCGGATCTTTTGTTGCGACCTACATCGGGCAGCATTTCGGCTGGTATCGACCGGGCCAGCCGGCCGGCTTCATCGGTGCGATTCTCGGCGCCATCCTGATCCTCATCGTTTACCGATTGATCAGCCGAAGGTAA
- a CDS encoding lmo0937 family membrane protein: MLWTILVILFALWLLGFLTANTFGGLIHVLLVIAVIVLLVQLLQGRRKIF; encoded by the coding sequence ATGCTTTGGACAATCCTGGTTATTCTGTTTGCTTTGTGGCTTCTGGGTTTTCTCACGGCCAACACGTTCGGCGGCCTGATCCATGTTCTTCTGGTCATCGCCGTCATTGTCCTACTCGTCCAACTGCTGCAGGGACGAAGGAAAATCTTTTAG
- a CDS encoding C39 family peptidase, whose product MENADMMPPAGRTSRRVGVFLAWLAMLAPCLHSSQILKYMKIRPERGHLIRTVPFEKWLERNYCGPAALAMVLNFWDETQSFSQRMIADAIYDSENQATYNSELVLYPRTQGFKSFSFQGDLQILKGLVGKGIPVIVLTKTIKQVAKGHYRVVIGYDEDENQIIFHDPYFGDRAYMTNKDFMTVWEMGPGRNQSRWMMAVVPGDSPFPFDALKSDPLTSINLATAFYRRSDFPKSREQWENVREILRQDPFPLYSLAMVSLREGKNEEAETLALKALDLDANSAYAHDVLGLAYARQGKIVPAFQSLGRALQLAPGEEFIRKHYLQVRALYIEQARLKTIQEKENSNDKTC is encoded by the coding sequence GTGGAAAACGCCGACATGATGCCGCCCGCGGGCCGGACTTCAAGACGGGTGGGGGTGTTCCTCGCATGGCTGGCGATGTTGGCCCCCTGTCTCCATTCCTCCCAGATTCTCAAATACATGAAAATCCGGCCTGAAAGAGGACATTTGATCCGGACGGTGCCTTTCGAAAAATGGCTGGAGAGGAATTATTGCGGCCCGGCCGCCTTGGCGATGGTTCTCAATTTCTGGGATGAAACGCAATCCTTCAGCCAGCGCATGATCGCGGATGCGATCTATGATTCCGAAAACCAGGCGACTTACAATTCCGAGCTGGTCCTTTATCCGCGAACCCAGGGGTTCAAGAGTTTCTCTTTTCAGGGAGACCTCCAAATCCTGAAAGGCCTGGTCGGGAAAGGCATTCCGGTGATCGTTCTGACGAAAACCATCAAACAGGTCGCCAAGGGACATTACCGTGTGGTCATCGGGTACGATGAGGACGAGAACCAGATCATCTTTCACGATCCCTATTTCGGAGACCGGGCTTACATGACGAACAAGGATTTCATGACCGTTTGGGAGATGGGGCCGGGGCGGAATCAGTCCCGGTGGATGATGGCCGTGGTCCCCGGAGACAGCCCTTTCCCTTTTGACGCTCTGAAAAGCGACCCCCTGACATCCATCAATCTGGCCACGGCTTTTTACCGGAGATCGGATTTCCCGAAATCGAGGGAGCAGTGGGAAAACGTCAGGGAAATCCTCCGTCAAGATCCCTTTCCCCTGTACAGTCTAGCCATGGTCAGTCTGAGGGAAGGCAAGAACGAGGAGGCCGAGACCTTGGCCCTGAAAGCCCTCGACCTGGACGCAAACAGCGCCTACGCTCACGATGTCCTGGGCCTGGCTTACGCACGGCAAGGGAAAATCGTCCCGGCTTTCCAATCCCTCGGCCGGGCTCTTCAGCTCGCCCCCGGCGAGGAATTTATCCGAAAACATTATCTGCAAGTCCGGGCTCTCTACATCGAACAGGCCCGGCTTAAAACAATTCAGGAAAAGGAGAATTCGAATGACAAGACATGCTAA
- a CDS encoding DUF3185 domain-containing protein, with the protein MKLAGIVLIILGVLALVYQGIQYTTQEKLIDLGPLQVTATEKKTIPLPPILGGVAVVAGIALVLADRKKR; encoded by the coding sequence ATGAAGCTTGCAGGCATTGTTCTCATCATTCTCGGAGTCTTGGCTCTGGTCTATCAGGGGATCCAATATACAACCCAGGAAAAACTGATCGATCTCGGGCCCCTTCAAGTCACGGCGACGGAGAAGAAGACCATTCCGCTGCCTCCGATCCTGGGCGGAGTTGCGGTCGTCGCGGGGATCGCCCTGGTCCTTGCCGACCGAAAGAAACGCTAG
- a CDS encoding sigma-54 dependent transcriptional regulator: MADILIVDDDKVIRDWVAEVVTRLGHRPVSTPSLREGLRKIQFAPFDIVFLDVEMPDGNGLDIMSEIKASRYSPEIIVLTGMGDPDEAEHAIKNGAWDYLEKPASFDTLKLPILRSLEYRTERRPGKPSNHLKRNGIIGDSQEIASCLEILAQAADSDVNVLITGETGSGKELYAKAIHTNSSRAEKNFVVVDCTALPETLVESVLFGHARGAFTGAERSEEGLVKQADGGTLFLDEIGELPFLIQKRFLRVIQEHRFRPVGGRREIESDFRLVAATNRDLETMVLEGRFREDLLFRLRTLCIELPPLRRLPEDLPKITLFYIDQLCERFGIEPKVASPEFWNVIVSYPWPGNVRELIQALEKALIAAKDEPMMYPKHLPTYIRIYLARKSFPKHPTNPGKPEKRSDVRVAPPELKEIRKTAVSEAEKRYLKDLISYTGGDIKKAVRISGLSRSRFYTLLKKTRTDVEP; this comes from the coding sequence ATGGCTGATATTCTGATCGTCGATGACGACAAGGTCATTCGCGACTGGGTAGCGGAGGTCGTCACTCGGTTGGGGCATCGCCCCGTCTCAACACCAAGTCTCCGGGAGGGCCTCAGGAAAATCCAATTCGCGCCGTTCGACATCGTTTTTCTGGACGTCGAGATGCCCGATGGAAACGGCCTGGACATCATGTCCGAGATCAAGGCGTCCCGGTATTCCCCGGAAATCATCGTGCTCACCGGGATGGGCGATCCCGACGAGGCCGAACACGCCATCAAAAACGGCGCCTGGGATTATTTGGAAAAACCGGCTTCGTTCGACACCCTCAAGCTTCCCATTCTCCGGTCTCTGGAATATCGAACGGAAAGACGCCCGGGAAAACCGTCCAATCATTTGAAAAGAAACGGCATCATCGGAGATTCGCAGGAGATCGCGTCCTGTCTGGAAATTCTGGCCCAGGCCGCCGACAGCGATGTCAATGTGCTTATCACCGGCGAAACAGGATCAGGGAAAGAGCTTTACGCCAAGGCGATTCATACCAACAGTTCCAGGGCCGAAAAAAATTTTGTGGTCGTCGACTGCACGGCGCTTCCTGAGACTCTTGTGGAAAGCGTTCTTTTTGGGCATGCTCGGGGCGCGTTCACGGGCGCTGAGCGAAGCGAGGAGGGGTTGGTCAAGCAAGCGGATGGAGGCACTCTCTTTTTGGATGAGATCGGGGAACTGCCGTTTTTAATTCAAAAGCGATTCCTCCGCGTGATTCAAGAGCACCGTTTCCGTCCCGTCGGAGGCCGCCGGGAAATCGAGAGCGATTTCAGGCTTGTGGCGGCGACAAACCGGGATCTGGAAACCATGGTCCTGGAAGGGCGGTTCCGGGAAGATCTCCTTTTTAGACTTCGGACTCTTTGCATTGAATTGCCCCCTTTAAGAAGACTTCCCGAAGACCTCCCAAAAATAACGCTCTTCTATATCGACCAGTTGTGCGAGCGGTTCGGCATAGAGCCGAAAGTCGCCTCTCCTGAATTCTGGAATGTCATTGTCTCCTATCCCTGGCCCGGTAATGTGCGGGAACTGATTCAAGCCCTGGAAAAAGCCCTGATTGCGGCAAAAGACGAACCGATGATGTACCCCAAACACCTGCCGACATATATTCGGATTTATTTGGCCCGGAAATCATTCCCGAAGCACCCGACAAACCCGGGGAAACCGGAAAAACGTTCGGACGTTCGAGTCGCGCCGCCCGAATTGAAAGAGATTCGGAAAACGGCCGTTTCCGAAGCCGAAAAACGGTATCTCAAAGACCTGATCTCTTATACGGGCGGGGACATCAAGAAAGCCGTCCGGATTTCCGGCCTGTCTCGTTCCAGATTCTACACGCTATTAAAAAAAACCCGGACGGATGTTGAGCCCTAG
- a CDS encoding M48 family metalloprotease, whose product MTRQIVSKTVAKVITAVLMVWAVSCAMNPVTHKREFMLLSSADELEMGRQTDPHILQTFGEYKNPQLDRYVTALGKKLGALSHQPDLDYSVKVLDSPVVNAFAVPGGYVYLTRGILAYINDEAELAGVVAHEIGHIASRHSAQQYSRAQLAQLGLGLGSMLSESFRKYAGLAQAGVGMLFLSFSRDMERQADALGVEYSSRAGYDADHMANLFVALERLNPGEAQSGLPGWFSTHPNPPDRIAAIKRDTQAWRAENPEYRFAVNRNVYLKHLDGMIFGEDPRQGYVENDIFYHPQLRFRFPVPAGWKVNNTASQVQMINPEQNAAILFSLAPEKTPSAAADAFLKESQSAVIKRERTRVNGMEAQRIVSDVTTEQGILRVVSYFIQKDKTVYVFLGYTAQARFDGVFPVFDRTMSQFQNLTESQKINVKPERLALRRTTAQGSLRQAFQKFGLPEAKWEALAILNGMELDDAVPPNTTLKVVVK is encoded by the coding sequence ATGACTAGACAGATCGTTTCAAAAACCGTCGCCAAAGTCATCACCGCCGTCCTTATGGTTTGGGCGGTTTCCTGCGCCATGAATCCGGTCACCCATAAAAGGGAATTCATGCTCCTGTCCTCGGCCGACGAACTTGAGATGGGCCGCCAGACGGATCCGCATATTTTACAAACCTTCGGCGAATACAAGAATCCCCAGCTGGATCGTTACGTCACCGCGCTCGGAAAAAAATTGGGCGCTTTGAGCCACCAGCCGGACCTGGATTATTCCGTCAAGGTGCTGGACAGCCCGGTCGTCAACGCTTTTGCCGTGCCCGGCGGGTATGTGTACTTGACCCGGGGGATCCTGGCCTACATCAACGACGAAGCCGAACTGGCCGGCGTCGTGGCCCATGAAATCGGCCACATCGCCTCGCGACACAGTGCCCAACAGTACAGCCGGGCCCAGCTCGCCCAGTTGGGATTGGGTCTGGGGAGCATGCTTTCGGAAAGCTTTCGCAAATACGCCGGCCTGGCCCAAGCGGGGGTCGGCATGCTGTTTTTAAGCTTCAGCAGGGATATGGAACGCCAGGCGGACGCCCTGGGAGTCGAGTATTCCTCCAGGGCCGGATACGACGCCGATCATATGGCGAATTTGTTTGTTGCGCTGGAGCGGCTCAATCCGGGCGAGGCTCAAAGCGGACTTCCCGGCTGGTTCTCCACTCACCCCAACCCGCCCGATCGAATCGCCGCCATCAAACGAGACACACAGGCGTGGCGGGCTGAAAATCCGGAATACCGGTTTGCCGTGAATCGCAATGTCTATTTAAAGCATCTCGACGGAATGATCTTCGGCGAAGATCCGCGCCAGGGTTATGTCGAGAACGATATTTTTTATCACCCTCAACTCCGATTCCGGTTTCCGGTCCCCGCAGGCTGGAAGGTCAACAACACGGCCTCTCAGGTGCAGATGATCAATCCGGAACAAAACGCGGCCATTCTCTTCTCCCTGGCTCCGGAAAAAACGCCTTCCGCGGCCGCCGATGCCTTCCTCAAGGAAAGCCAATCCGCCGTTATCAAACGGGAACGGACCCGAGTCAACGGAATGGAGGCTCAGCGTATCGTCTCCGACGTCACGACGGAGCAAGGGATTCTGCGCGTTGTGTCGTATTTCATCCAGAAAGACAAGACCGTGTATGTCTTTCTCGGATATACGGCCCAGGCGCGGTTCGACGGAGTTTTCCCCGTTTTCGACCGGACCATGAGTCAATTTCAAAACTTGACGGAATCCCAAAAAATCAATGTCAAACCCGAACGACTGGCCCTGAGAAGAACGACAGCCCAGGGGAGCTTGCGTCAAGCTTTCCAAAAATTCGGCCTGCCGGAGGCCAAGTGGGAGGCCCTGGCGATTCTCAACGGTATGGAGCTGGACGATGCCGTTCCTCCCAATACCACACTCAAGGTTGTCGTGAAGTAG
- a CDS encoding Rrf2 family transcriptional regulator, giving the protein MIRLSTKGRYGTRLMLNLARRFGNNGSTVILRDISDEEGISIRYLEQIIIPLKINKLVKSVRGAGGGYTLARDPALVKMSEILLALEGTCCLVECVEDPDYCEEIPYCPAHEVWKEATTLLKEYFESISLKDLMAIEDRKLKGGRGEIRKRT; this is encoded by the coding sequence ATGATCCGATTGTCAACCAAGGGCCGTTACGGAACGCGCCTGATGCTCAATCTGGCCCGTCGCTTCGGCAACAACGGATCGACCGTTATCCTGAGGGACATTTCCGACGAGGAAGGCATTTCCATCCGCTATCTGGAACAGATCATCATCCCCCTGAAGATCAACAAGCTCGTCAAAAGCGTCCGGGGAGCCGGAGGAGGCTATACCCTGGCCCGCGATCCCGCCCTCGTCAAGATGAGTGAGATTCTCCTCGCCCTCGAAGGAACCTGCTGTCTCGTCGAATGCGTCGAGGATCCGGACTACTGCGAAGAAATTCCCTACTGTCCGGCGCATGAGGTCTGGAAAGAAGCCACAACGCTTCTTAAGGAATACTTCGAAAGCATTTCCCTCAAAGACCTCATGGCCATCGAGGATCGCAAGCTCAAAGGAGGCCGCGGCGAAATCCGGAAGCGGACGTGA
- a CDS encoding cytochrome c biogenesis protein ResB: MSFFGSLRLALILIILIALAAALGTFIPQNPPPGAIEGKFGGLAPLLFRLQFTNLYSSPWFLGLLLLFALNLLACSLPRSVTAFRRVFRPQEGLDARGISACRIRDGFNSKIPFESARTHIRRRLADAGWRVHEKTGDTESILRAGKKTAGRLGSSLVHLGLLVILAGGLATGLGGFRERIILSIGETAAVTGRDMEIRLDDFTTDYHPEGGVKSWKSLVTVLENGAEAASTVIRVNHPLTWRGLSFYLESTGWDWHKAELDIRVGRPDRPEPERFILSEGLSAALEDGTEIRIRHVVPDFFITEDNEIGTRTFEPRNPAVLVEGQTPGEDFFQAWLFSRHPEFNRIRGPEDLDVVLEFRDVSVGPYAVLGASRDPGVPLIWSGCGIIMAGLLLVFYYRPRDILIHIIRRDGGSEIRAGGSAAKGREQFAGEFSDLMTALRREP, translated from the coding sequence GTGAGCTTTTTCGGTTCTCTTCGCCTGGCCCTCATTCTGATCATCCTCATCGCCCTGGCCGCGGCGCTGGGAACATTCATCCCCCAAAATCCTCCGCCGGGAGCGATTGAGGGCAAATTCGGCGGTTTGGCTCCCCTTCTCTTCCGTCTCCAATTCACAAATCTCTACAGCTCTCCGTGGTTTCTGGGCCTTCTGCTTCTCTTCGCTTTGAATCTTCTGGCCTGCAGCCTGCCGCGGTCCGTGACCGCGTTTCGCCGTGTTTTTCGCCCCCAGGAAGGACTGGATGCCCGCGGAATTTCCGCATGCCGGATTCGCGACGGGTTTAACTCGAAGATCCCGTTTGAAAGCGCCCGGACACATATCCGCCGCAGACTCGCCGACGCAGGTTGGCGGGTCCACGAAAAAACCGGAGACACCGAATCCATCCTCCGGGCCGGGAAGAAAACCGCCGGGCGCCTCGGATCGAGCCTCGTTCATCTCGGTCTTCTGGTCATTCTGGCCGGAGGGCTGGCGACGGGCCTCGGCGGATTCCGGGAAAGGATCATTCTTTCCATCGGAGAGACGGCGGCCGTCACGGGACGGGACATGGAGATTCGTCTCGACGACTTCACAACGGACTATCACCCGGAAGGCGGGGTCAAGTCCTGGAAGAGCCTGGTTACCGTACTCGAAAACGGCGCGGAGGCGGCGTCCACCGTGATCCGGGTCAACCATCCCCTGACATGGCGGGGCCTGTCGTTCTATCTGGAGAGCACAGGATGGGACTGGCACAAGGCCGAGCTCGATATTCGGGTCGGGCGACCGGACCGTCCGGAGCCGGAGCGCTTCATCCTCAGCGAAGGCCTCTCGGCCGCCCTCGAGGACGGGACGGAAATCCGAATCCGGCATGTCGTCCCCGACTTTTTTATCACCGAAGACAACGAAATCGGGACGCGGACCTTCGAGCCCCGCAATCCGGCCGTTCTCGTCGAGGGGCAAACGCCCGGGGAAGATTTTTTCCAGGCCTGGCTGTTTTCCCGCCATCCCGAATTCAACCGCATCCGCGGACCGGAAGATCTGGATGTCGTCCTCGAGTTCCGGGACGTTTCCGTCGGCCCCTATGCCGTTCTGGGTGCATCACGGGATCCGGGAGTTCCCTTGATCTGGTCGGGCTGCGGAATCATCATGGCCGGTCTTCTTCTTGTGTTTTATTATCGACCGCGGGACATCCTGATTCACATCATCCGTAGGGACGGAGGATCCGAAATCCGGGCCGGTGGATCGGCAGCCAAGGGCCGAGAGCAATTTGCCGGGGAATTTTCGGATCTGATGACCGCATTGAGGAGAGAACCATGA
- the ccsB gene encoding c-type cytochrome biogenesis protein CcsB produces the protein MSETAFFTIAFVAYALAVAAYFVFLFSGRDKAARLGFLLAAAGWAAHTGAIIARTVTAGRAPLANMYESVSFLAWASAVAFLGMELKFKIRKAGPFVLLIVLGLMALASSPLMPGEISPLVPALQSYWLWLHVSVTLIGEAFFAVAFITAILYLISERKARTSGDSGAAKAADLYDRVTYRAVAAGFPLFTLGALVFGMIWAERTWGRYWSWDPKETWSFITWMVYALYLHTRIVMGWKGRRSAVVAILGFLAALFTYFGVNYLLSGLHSYN, from the coding sequence ATGAGCGAGACGGCCTTTTTCACAATCGCATTCGTCGCCTATGCCCTGGCGGTCGCGGCCTATTTCGTCTTTCTTTTTTCGGGCCGGGACAAGGCGGCTCGGTTGGGTTTTCTTTTGGCGGCGGCCGGCTGGGCGGCCCATACGGGGGCCATCATCGCCCGGACCGTCACGGCCGGGCGCGCCCCGCTGGCCAACATGTACGAATCCGTGTCCTTCCTGGCCTGGGCTTCGGCGGTTGCCTTTCTGGGGATGGAGCTCAAATTCAAAATAAGGAAAGCCGGCCCGTTCGTCCTTCTCATCGTCCTCGGACTCATGGCTCTGGCCTCATCGCCGCTGATGCCCGGAGAGATCTCGCCCCTCGTCCCCGCGCTCCAAAGCTACTGGCTCTGGCTCCATGTTTCCGTGACACTGATCGGCGAGGCGTTTTTCGCGGTGGCGTTCATCACGGCGATCCTCTATCTCATCTCTGAACGGAAAGCCCGGACGTCGGGCGACTCCGGCGCGGCCAAGGCCGCAGATCTTTATGACCGGGTCACGTATCGGGCCGTCGCAGCCGGGTTTCCCTTGTTTACGCTGGGCGCCCTGGTTTTCGGCATGATCTGGGCGGAGAGGACCTGGGGGCGGTACTGGAGCTGGGATCCCAAGGAAACCTGGTCCTTCATCACCTGGATGGTTTACGCGCTTTATCTCCATACGCGGATTGTCATGGGCTGGAAGGGAAGGCGGTCGGCCGTCGTGGCAATCCTCGGATTTCTGGCCGCCCTTTTCACCTACTTCGGCGTCAACTACTTGTTGAGCGGTCTTCACAGCTACAACTGA
- a CDS encoding M24 family metallopeptidase yields the protein MFKRYFPAVALIAVILLGTGSPVVFSNQPAAVRDIDNILPHRERARIENAWLEWRLDNIVPALMRRENIDMWIVMNREYNEDPVYLTMVPQPAMASAGMSALIFHDRGEADGIVRFSCGPRAAGAHYPNIWTDRSLGQFERLAEFIREADPQRIGVGISRVWAYGDGLSVSIRDRLVEALGPELSGRLVSAEHLAVGWLETRSPMEISAYRYVAGIAHDLIREFFSNRVIVPEVTTTDDVVWWIRDRIAGLGLEAWFQPTVSLQRRQDTARDNVIRRGDLLHCDVGIVYLGLCTDMQWQAYVLRPEETDVPAGLKDALRRANRVADILMAEFVEGRTGREIVEAAMAKAEAENLRPLIYTHPIGFHGHGAGCFIDARPEDRIDENNKDRKYYPLYPDTAYAIEFSSTTSVPEWGGQDVRIGFEETAIFTGGVCRFVDGRQTEFLIIH from the coding sequence ATGTTCAAACGTTATTTCCCGGCCGTTGCGCTTATCGCGGTCATTCTCCTGGGCACGGGTTCCCCTGTTGTTTTCTCGAATCAGCCGGCCGCGGTCCGGGATATCGACAACATCCTGCCCCACAGGGAACGGGCCCGGATCGAAAACGCCTGGCTCGAATGGCGCCTGGATAACATCGTTCCCGCCTTGATGCGACGAGAAAACATCGACATGTGGATCGTCATGAACCGCGAATACAACGAGGACCCGGTTTACCTGACCATGGTTCCTCAACCGGCCATGGCCTCCGCAGGGATGTCGGCCCTCATTTTCCACGACAGGGGCGAAGCCGACGGCATTGTGCGCTTTTCCTGCGGGCCCCGGGCGGCCGGCGCCCACTACCCCAATATCTGGACGGACAGGAGTCTCGGGCAGTTCGAACGACTGGCCGAATTCATCCGTGAAGCCGATCCGCAGCGAATCGGCGTCGGAATCTCGCGCGTCTGGGCTTACGGCGACGGTCTGTCCGTCAGCATCCGGGACAGACTTGTCGAGGCCCTGGGCCCGGAACTCTCCGGGCGGCTGGTCTCCGCGGAACACTTGGCCGTCGGTTGGCTGGAGACGCGGAGCCCGATGGAAATTTCCGCCTATCGCTATGTGGCCGGAATCGCCCACGATTTGATCCGCGAGTTCTTTTCCAACCGCGTCATCGTGCCTGAAGTGACGACAACCGACGACGTTGTCTGGTGGATCCGCGACCGGATCGCCGGGCTCGGTCTTGAAGCCTGGTTCCAGCCGACCGTGTCGCTCCAACGCCGTCAGGACACCGCAAGAGACAATGTCATCCGGCGGGGCGATCTTCTGCACTGCGATGTCGGCATCGTCTATCTCGGCCTGTGCACGGATATGCAGTGGCAGGCCTATGTCCTCCGCCCTGAAGAGACCGATGTCCCGGCCGGGCTCAAGGACGCCTTGCGCCGGGCCAATCGTGTCGCCGACATTTTGATGGCCGAGTTCGTCGAGGGGCGGACGGGCCGCGAGATTGTCGAGGCGGCCATGGCCAAGGCTGAAGCCGAAAACCTGCGGCCGCTTATCTACACCCATCCGATCGGCTTCCACGGCCACGGCGCCGGATGTTTCATCGACGCCCGGCCCGAGGATCGGATCGACGAAAACAACAAAGACCGGAAGTATTATCCCCTTTACCCGGATACCGCCTACGCCATCGAATTCAGCAGCACGACAAGCGTTCCGGAATGGGGCGGTCAGGATGTCCGTATCGGTTTCGAGGAGACGGCGATTTTCACCGGGGGTGTCTGCCGGTTCGTCGACGGCCGCCAGACCGAGTTTCTGATCATTCATTGA